In the Maribacter sp. MJ134 genome, one interval contains:
- the mtaB gene encoding tRNA (N(6)-L-threonylcarbamoyladenosine(37)-C(2))-methylthiotransferase MtaB translates to MSKKVAFYTLGCKLNFSETSTIGRNLVKDGFERVDFSEKADMYVINTCSVTDNADKKFKTIVKQAQKGNPEAFIAAVGCYAQLKPEELAAVDGVDLVLGATEKFKIGDYINDLTKNDFGEVHSCEIADADFYVGSYAIGDRTRAFLKVQDGCDYKCTYCTIPLARGISRSDALANVLHNAAEIASQGIKEIVLTGVNIGDYGKGEFGNKKHEHTFLDLIKALDQVKGISRLRISSIEPNLLKNETIDFVANSKTFVPHFHIPLQSGSDALLKLMKRRYLTALYTERIQRIKQVMPHCCIGVDVIVGFPGETEAHFLETYHFLNALDISYLHVFTYSERDNTEAATMDGVVPKNVRNKRSKMLRALSVKKRRAFYESQVGSEFEVLFEGENRGGYIQGFTENYVKVRTPWNPSLVNTLHKVKLKEITADGLVAIEFLNSEVIL, encoded by the coding sequence ATGAGCAAGAAAGTAGCATTTTATACATTGGGCTGTAAGCTTAATTTTTCCGAAACTTCCACGATAGGAAGGAATTTGGTGAAAGATGGTTTTGAGCGTGTAGACTTTTCCGAGAAAGCGGACATGTATGTTATTAATACTTGCTCCGTAACCGATAATGCGGACAAAAAGTTTAAAACGATTGTAAAACAAGCGCAGAAGGGAAACCCGGAAGCCTTTATTGCTGCGGTAGGGTGTTACGCACAACTAAAACCCGAAGAGCTTGCTGCCGTAGATGGTGTTGACCTAGTATTGGGTGCGACGGAAAAATTTAAAATCGGGGATTACATTAATGACCTTACTAAAAATGATTTCGGAGAAGTTCATTCTTGTGAGATAGCCGATGCCGATTTTTACGTAGGTAGTTATGCCATAGGAGACAGAACCAGGGCTTTTTTAAAGGTACAGGACGGATGCGATTATAAATGTACTTATTGCACCATACCCTTGGCAAGAGGCATCTCTAGAAGTGATGCTTTAGCGAATGTCCTACACAATGCTGCTGAGATAGCTAGTCAAGGAATTAAGGAAATTGTGCTGACCGGAGTAAATATTGGGGATTATGGTAAAGGCGAATTTGGAAACAAAAAACACGAGCATACTTTTTTAGACCTGATCAAAGCTTTAGACCAAGTAAAAGGAATCAGCAGGCTTCGTATTTCCTCTATAGAACCGAATTTGCTTAAGAATGAAACCATCGATTTTGTGGCCAACAGCAAGACTTTTGTACCACATTTTCACATTCCATTGCAAAGTGGAAGCGATGCGCTACTAAAACTGATGAAACGTAGGTATTTAACGGCATTGTATACGGAACGCATCCAAAGAATAAAACAAGTAATGCCCCATTGCTGTATAGGCGTGGATGTAATCGTCGGGTTTCCGGGAGAAACAGAAGCACACTTTCTGGAAACCTACCATTTTTTGAACGCGTTAGACATTTCTTACCTACATGTTTTTACGTATTCCGAAAGAGACAATACGGAGGCCGCTACGATGGACGGAGTCGTTCCTAAAAACGTACGGAATAAAAGGAGTAAAATGTTAAGGGCTTTATCCGTTAAAAAACGAAGGGCTTTTTATGAAAGTCAAGTTGGTTCGGAATTTGAGGTTTTGTTTGAAGGTGAAAATAGGGGAGGCTATATCCAAGGATTCACAGAAAATTACGTCAAAGTAAGAACGCCTTGGAATCCGTCTCTTGTCAATACACTGCATAAGGTAAAGCTAAAAGAAATAACAGCGGACGGGTTAGTAGCTATTGAATTTTTGAATAGTGAAGTAATACTATAA
- a CDS encoding GNAT family N-acetyltransferase, which produces MNDVIIKDNAFLRQFETTVEGQLAKIEYSSQERKVFLTKLVVPEGITKEGFKENFIKSVLHHIQEKNLRVVPTSPSIAGFLRKNRQYKEMLPVGIRI; this is translated from the coding sequence ATGAACGATGTTATTATTAAGGACAATGCTTTCTTGCGTCAATTCGAGACCACTGTAGAAGGTCAGCTCGCAAAAATTGAGTATTCTTCTCAGGAAAGAAAAGTGTTTTTGACCAAACTCGTAGTTCCCGAGGGAATTACCAAAGAAGGTTTCAAAGAAAATTTCATCAAATCAGTTCTTCATCACATTCAGGAAAAAAACTTAAGAGTGGTTCCTACCAGCCCTTCTATTGCTGGGTTCTTAAGGAAGAACAGACAGTACAAAGAAATGTTGCCCGTCGGCATTAGAATCTAA